One genomic window of Bradyrhizobium sp. B124 includes the following:
- a CDS encoding carbonic anhydrase — translation MNDLIAGFRKFRESAYPQRAALFHKLAHTQSPEILFIACSDSRVVPELVTQTEPGGMFVIRNGGNIVPSYGPEPGGISGTVEYAVAALKVKDVVICGHSNCGAMTAIAKGHDLSEMPAVSSWLRHADAAKAVNAAHHHDSEQAKLDDLVRQNVIAQLSNLRTHPSVAVALSQKKLRLHGWVFDIESGEIAALDHQSGGFVDLMQHPDVYAQAD, via the coding sequence ATGAACGACCTCATCGCCGGTTTTCGGAAGTTCCGCGAAAGCGCCTATCCCCAGCGGGCCGCGCTATTTCACAAGCTCGCCCACACCCAATCCCCGGAAATCCTGTTCATCGCCTGCTCGGACAGCCGGGTCGTGCCGGAGCTGGTCACCCAGACGGAGCCTGGCGGCATGTTCGTGATCCGCAACGGCGGCAACATCGTGCCGTCCTATGGACCCGAACCGGGCGGCATCTCCGGCACGGTCGAGTACGCGGTGGCCGCCCTCAAGGTGAAGGACGTGGTCATCTGCGGCCACTCCAACTGCGGTGCCATGACGGCCATCGCCAAGGGTCACGACCTGAGCGAGATGCCGGCGGTCTCCAGCTGGCTGCGCCACGCCGACGCGGCGAAGGCGGTCAACGCCGCGCACCACCACGACTCCGAGCAGGCGAAGCTCGACGACCTGGTCCGTCAGAACGTCATCGCCCAGCTCAGCAACCTGCGCACCCACCCCTCGGTGGCCGTGGCGCTGAGCCAGAAGAAGCTGCGCCTGCACGGCTGGGTGTTCGACATCGAAAGCGGCGAGATCGCTGCCCTGGACCACCAGAGCGGTGGCTTCGTCGATCTGATGCAGCATCCCGACGTCTACGCCCAAGCAGACTGA